From a single Streptomyces rubradiris genomic region:
- a CDS encoding carbohydrate ABC transporter permease — protein MRRRGALWFWVFVGPFAFGLALFTYVPLLWSVGLSFFDAHNTVTPTHFTGLDNYAAMLRDAAFRDSLKTFLLFTAFIVPVTYGFSLALALMVNRVRWARAFFRSVFFLPAACSYVVAALIWKMSLFNGVRFGLANTVLGWFGGDPVAWLSTTDPPWYWLVIVTVRLWLQAGFYMILFLAGLQRIDPALYEAAAVDGARPGWTVLRHITLPQLRGTSVAVLLLLVVNAFQAFDEFYNLLSDARGYPPYARPPLVYLYYTALGQGQNLGLGSAGAVILALVIAAVTVAQARWLRLGRTDGDG, from the coding sequence GTGAGGCGGCGCGGAGCCCTGTGGTTCTGGGTGTTCGTCGGGCCGTTCGCCTTCGGGCTCGCCCTGTTCACCTACGTACCGCTGCTGTGGAGCGTGGGCCTGAGCTTCTTCGACGCGCACAACACCGTCACCCCCACGCACTTCACCGGCCTCGACAACTACGCGGCGATGCTGCGGGACGCGGCGTTCCGCGACAGCCTGAAGACCTTCCTGCTCTTCACCGCCTTCATCGTGCCGGTCACCTACGGGTTCTCCCTGGCCCTAGCCCTGATGGTCAACCGGGTCCGGTGGGCGCGGGCGTTCTTCCGGTCGGTGTTCTTCCTGCCGGCCGCGTGCAGCTATGTGGTGGCCGCGCTGATCTGGAAGATGTCGCTCTTCAACGGGGTGCGGTTCGGGCTGGCGAACACCGTGCTGGGCTGGTTCGGCGGCGACCCCGTCGCCTGGCTGTCCACCACCGACCCGCCCTGGTACTGGCTGGTCATCGTCACCGTACGGCTGTGGTTGCAGGCCGGGTTCTACATGATCCTGTTCCTCGCCGGGCTCCAGCGGATCGACCCGGCGCTGTACGAGGCGGCGGCCGTGGACGGGGCCCGGCCCGGCTGGACGGTGCTGCGGCACATCACCCTGCCGCAGCTGCGGGGCACCTCGGTGGCGGTGCTGCTGCTGCTCGTCGTGAACGCCTTCCAGGCCTTCGACGAGTTCTACAACCTGCTGTCCGACGCCCGGGGCTACCCGCCGTACGCCCGGCCGCCGCTGGTCTACCTCTACTACACCGCGCTCGGGCAGGGGCAGAACCTGGGCCTCGGCAGCGCGGGCGCGGTGATCCTGGCGCTGGTCATCGCGGCCGTCACGGTGGCACAGGCACGCTGGCTGCGGCTGGGAAGGACGGACGGCGATGGATGA
- a CDS encoding SDR family NAD(P)-dependent oxidoreductase, which translates to MSHRFSGRTALVTGAGSGIGRGVALALAREGAQVVVAGRRRAPLDETVALIEAEGGKALAVAADVSRAAEVRDLVAAAVDRFGSLDVAVNNAGVLQGRGRTVGELPEEDWRRMIDVNVTGVFLALQAEIARMRTQPNGGAIVNIASRIGAHSRLPGVGGYAVSKAAVSVLTRSAALDHIADGVRINAVSPGSTATDMSFKPGETEADRAARMRTEVPLGRVSTIEEVAAAVLYLASDDAASVVGADLVIDGGSTA; encoded by the coding sequence ATGTCGCACCGCTTCTCCGGCCGGACCGCACTCGTCACCGGCGCCGGCTCCGGCATCGGCCGCGGGGTGGCCCTCGCCCTCGCCCGGGAGGGCGCCCAGGTCGTCGTCGCCGGCCGGCGCCGCGCCCCGCTCGACGAGACGGTGGCGCTGATCGAAGCCGAGGGCGGCAAGGCGCTCGCCGTGGCCGCCGACGTCTCCCGCGCCGCGGAGGTGCGGGACCTGGTGGCCGCCGCCGTGGACCGGTTCGGCTCGCTGGACGTGGCGGTGAACAACGCCGGTGTCCTCCAGGGCCGCGGGCGCACCGTGGGCGAGCTGCCCGAGGAGGACTGGCGCCGGATGATCGACGTCAACGTCACCGGGGTCTTCCTCGCCCTCCAGGCCGAGATCGCCCGGATGCGCACCCAGCCGAACGGCGGCGCCATCGTCAACATCGCCTCCCGGATCGGCGCGCACAGCCGGCTGCCCGGCGTCGGGGGCTACGCCGTCAGCAAGGCGGCCGTGTCGGTCCTCACCCGGTCCGCCGCCCTGGACCACATCGCCGACGGGGTGCGCATCAACGCCGTCAGCCCCGGCTCCACCGCCACCGACATGTCCTTCAAGCCCGGCGAGACCGAGGCCGACCGCGCCGCGCGGATGCGCACCGAGGTGCCGCTCGGCCGGGTCTCCACCATCGAGGAGGTGGCCGCGGCGGTGCTGTACCTCGCCTCGGACGACGCGGCCTCGGTGGTCGGCGCCGACCTGGTGATCGACGGCGGCTCCACGGCCTGA
- a CDS encoding carbohydrate ABC transporter permease, translating into MDDALVRAGRALRLALLTALALLFLIPFYLLVRNGLADERDITSPEWTFFPADVRWGNVQELFQDPSVPFARSLLNSALIAVATTLGTLLLASLAGYGLARIPYRHAGKVFYGILGTLLVPAAVTFVPSFVLVSSLGWISTLRGLIVPTLFSAFACFVFRQYFLGFPRELEDAAQVDGLGYWRTYWRVVVPNSRPVFAAVGTIVFLGAWNSFLWPLVIGQDQSAWTVQVALSSFTTAQVVRLHELFLAAAVSILPLLLVFLCFQRWIVAGVERSGID; encoded by the coding sequence ATGGATGACGCCCTGGTGCGGGCCGGGCGGGCGCTCAGGCTGGCCCTGCTGACCGCGCTCGCCCTGCTCTTCCTGATCCCCTTCTACCTGCTGGTGCGCAACGGGCTGGCCGACGAGCGGGACATCACCTCCCCGGAGTGGACCTTCTTCCCCGCCGACGTGCGGTGGGGCAACGTCCAGGAGCTGTTCCAGGACCCGTCGGTGCCGTTCGCCCGGTCCCTGCTCAACTCCGCGCTGATCGCCGTCGCCACCACCCTCGGCACCCTGCTGCTCGCCTCCCTCGCCGGCTACGGCCTGGCCCGCATCCCCTACCGGCACGCCGGCAAGGTGTTCTACGGCATCCTGGGCACCCTGCTGGTCCCGGCGGCCGTCACTTTCGTGCCCAGCTTCGTGCTGGTGTCGTCGCTGGGCTGGATCTCCACGCTGCGCGGTCTGATCGTGCCGACGCTGTTCTCCGCGTTCGCCTGCTTCGTCTTCCGGCAGTACTTCCTCGGCTTCCCCCGGGAGCTGGAGGACGCCGCCCAGGTGGACGGGCTCGGGTACTGGCGGACGTACTGGCGGGTCGTCGTGCCCAACAGCCGCCCGGTGTTCGCGGCCGTGGGGACGATCGTGTTCCTCGGCGCGTGGAACTCCTTCCTGTGGCCGCTGGTGATCGGGCAGGACCAGAGCGCCTGGACGGTGCAGGTGGCCCTGTCCTCGTTCACCACCGCGCAGGTCGTACGGCTGCACGAGCTGTTCCTCGCGGCGGCCGTGTCGATCCTGCCGCTGCTGCTGGTGTTCCTGTGCTTCCAGCGGTGGATCGTGGCCGGGGTGGAGCGGTCCGGGATCGACTGA
- the nirD gene encoding nitrite reductase small subunit NirD, translated as MTLTVETTGLKVQLRLADGWFTVCDLSVLVPGRGVAALLPDGRQAALFRDRADRLYAVGNRDPFTGAAVLSRGLTGTHQGRPFVASPLLKQRFDLVSGACLDDEAVRIEVYEVRTAS; from the coding sequence ATGACCCTGACAGTTGAGACGACCGGTCTGAAGGTCCAGCTCCGGCTCGCGGACGGCTGGTTCACGGTCTGCGACCTGAGCGTACTGGTCCCCGGTCGCGGGGTGGCGGCCCTGCTGCCGGACGGCCGCCAGGCGGCCCTCTTCCGGGACCGCGCGGACCGGCTGTACGCCGTCGGCAACCGCGACCCGTTCACCGGGGCGGCCGTCCTCTCCCGCGGCCTGACCGGCACCCACCAGGGCCGCCCCTTCGTGGCCTCCCCCCTACTGAAGCAGCGCTTCGACCTGGTCAGCGGCGCCTGCCTGGACGACGAGGCGGTGCGGATCGAGGTGTACGAGGTGCGCACGGCGTCGTGA
- the nirB gene encoding nitrite reductase large subunit NirB, which produces MTATPGATPTIVLVGHGMVGQRFLEALAERGLTATHRVVVLCEEPRPAYDRVQLTSYFSGKTPEDLSLTDMEFVKDHGIELHVGDPAESIDRAARTVTARSGLVVGYDVLVLATGSYPFVPPVPNKDATGCFVYRTIEDLLAIEEYAKSRATTGAVVGGGLLGLEAAGALKGLGLNTHIVEFAPRLMPVQVDEGGGAALLRTIEQLGLTVHTGVGTQEIVTDAEGAVTGMKLSDGSELAADMVVFSAGVRPRDQLARDAGLTVGERGGIAVDERCRSVSDPHVFAIGECALAADGRVYGLVAPGYEQAETAAATIASDEAAFTGADLSTKLKLLGVDVASFGDAHGTTEDCLDVVYSDSRAGLYKKLVIGADGTLLGGILVGDAEAYGTLRALTGSVPPVSPESLVLPAGAGSGARLGPSALPDDAVICSCHNVSKGTIRGAVTEHRCTTVPEVKKCTKAGTGCGSCVKVLGQLVTAELEASGVEVDKGLCGCFAQTREELYEIVLALRVTSYRELLDRFGRADARGGEGCEVCKPTVGSIIASLAPSIGASGYVLDGEQAALQDTNDHFLANLQKNGSYSVVPRIPGGEIAPEKLIVIGEIARDFGLYTKITGGQRIDMFGARVEQLPLIWARLVDAGFESGHAYGKALRTVKSCVGSTWCRYGVQDSVRMAIDLELRYRGLRSPHKLKSAVSGCQRECAEAQSKDFGVIATASGWNLYVGGNGGATPRHADLLAQDLSDAELVRLIDRFLMFYIRTADRLERTSTWLERIPGGLDHVRDVVVHDSLGICDELERLMREHVAHYRDEWAETVSDPEKLARFVSFVNAPDTPDPVVSFVPERDQIKPDLPLLSIGLRPADDVLEGSAQR; this is translated from the coding sequence ATGACCGCCACCCCGGGGGCCACCCCCACGATCGTGCTCGTCGGCCACGGCATGGTCGGCCAGCGCTTCCTCGAGGCGCTGGCCGAGCGCGGCCTGACCGCCACGCACCGCGTGGTCGTGCTGTGCGAGGAGCCGCGTCCGGCGTACGACCGCGTGCAGCTCACCTCGTACTTCTCGGGAAAGACCCCCGAGGACCTCTCCCTGACCGACATGGAGTTCGTCAAGGACCACGGCATCGAGCTGCACGTAGGCGACCCGGCCGAGTCCATCGACCGCGCGGCGCGGACGGTGACCGCCCGGTCCGGCCTGGTCGTCGGCTACGACGTGCTGGTGCTGGCCACCGGCTCCTACCCGTTCGTGCCGCCGGTGCCGAACAAGGACGCCACCGGCTGCTTCGTCTACCGCACCATCGAGGACCTGCTCGCCATCGAGGAGTACGCGAAGTCCCGGGCCACCACGGGTGCCGTGGTCGGCGGCGGGCTGCTCGGCCTGGAGGCCGCCGGCGCGCTCAAGGGGCTCGGACTGAACACGCACATCGTGGAGTTCGCGCCGCGCCTGATGCCGGTGCAGGTCGACGAGGGCGGCGGCGCGGCCCTGCTGCGCACCATCGAGCAGCTGGGCCTGACGGTCCACACCGGCGTGGGCACCCAGGAGATCGTGACGGACGCCGAGGGTGCCGTGACCGGCATGAAGCTGTCCGACGGCTCCGAACTCGCCGCCGACATGGTGGTGTTCAGCGCCGGTGTCCGACCCCGCGACCAGCTCGCCCGGGACGCGGGCCTGACGGTCGGCGAGCGCGGCGGCATCGCGGTGGACGAGCGGTGCCGGTCCGTGTCCGACCCGCACGTCTTCGCGATCGGCGAGTGCGCGCTGGCCGCCGACGGCCGGGTGTACGGCCTGGTGGCGCCGGGCTACGAGCAGGCCGAGACGGCCGCGGCCACCATCGCCTCCGACGAGGCCGCCTTCACCGGCGCCGACCTGTCCACCAAGCTGAAGCTGCTCGGCGTGGACGTCGCCTCCTTCGGCGACGCGCACGGCACCACCGAGGACTGCCTGGACGTCGTCTACTCCGACTCGCGGGCGGGCCTGTACAAGAAGCTGGTCATCGGTGCGGACGGCACCCTGCTCGGCGGCATCCTGGTCGGCGACGCGGAGGCGTACGGCACCCTGCGCGCGCTCACCGGCTCGGTGCCCCCCGTCTCCCCCGAGTCGCTCGTCCTGCCCGCCGGCGCAGGCTCGGGGGCCCGGCTCGGGCCGTCCGCGCTGCCGGACGACGCGGTCATCTGCTCCTGCCACAACGTCAGCAAGGGCACCATCCGCGGCGCGGTCACCGAGCACCGGTGCACCACCGTGCCCGAGGTGAAGAAGTGCACCAAGGCCGGCACCGGCTGCGGCAGTTGTGTGAAGGTGCTGGGCCAGCTCGTCACCGCCGAGCTGGAGGCGTCCGGCGTCGAGGTCGACAAGGGCCTGTGCGGCTGCTTCGCCCAGACCCGCGAGGAGCTGTACGAGATCGTCCTCGCGCTGCGCGTCACGTCGTACCGGGAGCTGCTGGACCGCTTCGGCCGCGCCGACGCCCGGGGCGGGGAGGGCTGCGAGGTGTGCAAGCCGACGGTCGGCTCGATCATCGCCTCCCTCGCCCCCTCCATCGGCGCGAGCGGTTACGTCCTGGACGGCGAGCAGGCCGCGCTCCAGGACACCAACGACCACTTCCTCGCCAACCTCCAGAAGAACGGCTCGTACTCGGTCGTGCCGCGCATCCCCGGCGGGGAGATCGCGCCCGAGAAGCTGATCGTGATCGGCGAGATCGCCCGGGACTTCGGCCTCTACACGAAGATCACCGGCGGGCAGCGGATCGACATGTTCGGCGCCCGGGTGGAGCAACTGCCGCTGATCTGGGCCCGGCTGGTCGACGCCGGCTTCGAGTCGGGGCACGCCTACGGCAAGGCGCTGCGCACGGTGAAGTCCTGCGTGGGCTCCACCTGGTGCCGCTACGGCGTGCAGGACTCGGTGCGGATGGCGATCGACCTGGAGCTGCGCTACCGGGGCCTGAGGTCCCCGCACAAGCTGAAGTCGGCGGTCTCCGGCTGCCAGCGCGAGTGCGCGGAGGCCCAGTCGAAGGACTTCGGGGTGATCGCCACCGCGAGCGGCTGGAACCTGTACGTCGGCGGCAACGGCGGCGCCACCCCGCGCCACGCCGACCTGCTCGCCCAGGACCTGTCCGACGCCGAACTGGTCCGGTTGATCGACCGGTTCCTGATGTTCTACATCCGCACCGCCGACCGGCTGGAGCGCACCTCCACCTGGCTGGAGCGCATCCCCGGCGGCCTGGACCACGTACGGGACGTGGTGGTGCACGACTCGCTCGGCATCTGCGACGAACTGGAGCGGCTGATGCGGGAGCACGTCGCGCACTACCGGGACGAGTGGGCGGAGACCGTCAGCGACCCGGAGAAGCTGGCCCGGTTCGTGTCCTTCGTGAACGCCCCGGACACTCCCGACCCGGTGGTCTCCTTCGTCCCCGAGCGCGACCAGATCAAGCCCGACCTGCCGCTGCTGTCCATCGGGCTGCGGCCCGCCGACGACGTCCTGGAAGGAAGCGCCCAGCGATGA
- a CDS encoding TetR/AcrR family transcriptional regulator encodes MGRTKEFDPDAALQSALELFWRRGYEATSMADLVEHLGIGKASLYATFGSKHELYLRALDRYGQAQKPMLIRELSAPGQVLPAVRGLVRRFAAEAAAAATREQGCLVTNTAVELAPHDREAARRVEHSWDTVETLLHSALVRAQAQGELAPDRDPLALARMLFVLLQGLRVVGKASADPARVRDAAEQALALLD; translated from the coding sequence ATGGGCAGGACCAAGGAATTCGACCCGGACGCCGCACTCCAGTCGGCGCTCGAACTGTTCTGGCGGCGCGGCTACGAGGCCACCTCGATGGCCGACCTGGTCGAGCACCTCGGCATCGGCAAGGCGAGCCTGTACGCCACCTTCGGCAGCAAGCACGAGCTGTACCTGAGGGCGCTGGACCGGTACGGGCAGGCACAGAAGCCGATGCTGATCCGCGAGCTGTCCGCGCCCGGCCAGGTACTGCCGGCCGTGCGCGGCCTCGTCCGGCGGTTCGCCGCCGAGGCCGCCGCGGCGGCCACCCGGGAGCAGGGCTGCCTGGTCACCAACACGGCGGTCGAACTGGCCCCGCACGACCGGGAGGCCGCCCGCCGGGTGGAGCACAGCTGGGACACCGTCGAGACCCTGCTGCACTCCGCCCTGGTGCGCGCCCAGGCACAGGGCGAGCTGGCGCCGGACCGCGACCCACTGGCCCTCGCCCGGATGCTGTTCGTCCTGCTCCAGGGGCTCAGGGTGGTCGGCAAGGCGTCGGCGGACCCGGCCCGGGTGCGGGACGCGGCGGAGCAGGCCCTGGCACTGCTGGACTGA